atccatgagaacttgaataaaactccctggagctcacccaaccagaacagggtgcctgctctgatgccaattgtaaatcaggttccctctgatacgattgttctgcacgatgctgggacaagaggttcgacaaccgcaAAACTTAtgaacagaaacaataacacacagtaattgttaacccagttcagtgaaaaactttcacctacgtctggagggtttgcacccaaagaaaggaaatccactatctcaagattcaggaattacagacactcatgaacaactcaattcatagttcacttcctaatcgatccagtgtatttctacttagaatctcaacctaagtatgagagcccctctcactttctctcaatcactgccacagtgattggtgaacacaatgaacaatctgagtttgaatgcaatcaaacaacacaaaaCCCTtccttgctttatagaatcagtgagcaaagaggattcacaattaacaaaggacaaagcacaataacaaatcctaaaacactctatctctctctatcagcttccgtcgtcttcatgttttaggtcttcatccttttatagacttcagcagcggtagcatgggcttcaGAGTCgacacgggctgaagaaacagattgcagtaacagcaattcaaaatgcaatcttgatagattcggtttcttattgcacaagtaaagatagaaaccaatcttttaacaaagattgtttcaacaaataacaacccaacaaataaaacccttctggaatagctacttgctcctcaagtaactcaaaaacatatcttcaataaatcttcagagggcccacaacagaaacacaaactgaggactgatgccctagcttcacggaatcagatgccacgacatctgcttcgacaatcggttgttttgacaaaatgcatgccaacatgttccaacaaaaGGGATCACCTCATTAGGCACCTCCTCAATTCAGATAACCCCCGGAAAATAAGAAGCATGCTTAGCAAGGTAATTCGCAACAAAGTTCCCAGAACAACGAACAAAAGAAACCGAAACAACAGTAAAATGTGAAACAAAATTACGACAATCccctaaaatagaaaataaataagaaacgCCATGTGTTGGACTCTTCCATGCTTGGAATAACTGAAGGCTATCCGTCTCAAAGCAAACATTCATGAAACCCAACTATGTCGCCATCTTCATGGACCACCTAAGACCTTGAGCCTTTACGAGCACCGCCGAAAGAGCGTAAGTTGGTTGGGATGCCGCTGCAGCCAGCACCTCCCCTCTTGAATTACGAGTAACCATACCAAAACTTGTCCCTCCCCCATCATGAAATGATGCATCAACATTCACCTTAATGGTGCCTTGTCGTGGACGAACCCAAGTATAAGCTAGAAGAGCTTGGACACGAGGAGGACCTACTGTCACTGCTGGTGGCTCCTCGGATAATCTGCCAAACCGCTGCAGCAAAGCTTCAATGGAGACCGGCCTGCCGTTGAAGATGCTTGCATTCCTTGCCTCCCATAGAGCATATAACCAAGTCTGAAACGCTGCAATCACGTCCTCCTCAGTTGTAGAAAGAACCGCACACACTAAATCATTGAAAGCAGCAAAAGCATCTACTCTCAAGGCTAGCGGCGATGCAAACCAAAGTAGCTGGACCGCAGCCCAATGCAGCAAAACGTGGTCCACCGTCTCTGCTTTCATTCCATAAAATGGGCACAAAACATCCACCTTAACCCCTCGAACACGCAGGCTGTAACAGACAGGCAGAATGTCATTGATTGCTCTCCAAGATAAGTCTTTGCAGCGGGGCAATGCCTTGGATTTCCAGAAATTTTTCCACAACTTTGGGTGCAAACTAGGGCCACGTGAGGATGAGGATTGGCCTTGTTGGTTCACAACTTGAACAAAGTGATAACCAGATTTGCTGGTATAGTTCCCATGTGTATTGGAAGGCCAAAATAGAGAATCCTCTATTGGAAAAATAAGCACAGGGACAACAAGAATACGTTGAGCAGTAGCTGGAGCAAACACCATTTCAATAAGGTCTTGTTTCGAACCTCCTTGAGGGTAGTGCAATAAACCAGAAACTTTGCTAATCCTCCATTCTTCCACTAAATCATCACGAAATAATAATGGTGCTCCACCCGGAAGCCAATCATCTTTCCAAATGTGAATACTTTTGCCATCGCCAACTCGCATAATGCTTGTCCATGCATAACTTGGTCTAAAACCTCGTTTTGCATCCCAAATACCGCTTCTTGGAAAATAGACAGCTTTAAACACCTGAGCAAAAAGTGAATCTGGCATTGATTAAATTCTCCACTAATTTTTGGCCACTAGAGACAAATTAAACGTCTTGAAGTCACGGAAACCAAGACCCCCATCACACTTGTGCCTGCAAAAATTGCTCCACTTTGTCCAATGAAGACCTTTACGGGAAGCATCACCTCCCCAAAAGAAACGAGTTATCATCCCATCAATCTATGCACATAATTTATCAGGCAGAAAACATGACATAACATAAGATGGAATCGCCTGAGCTACGGATTTGATCAGAACCTCTCGTCTGGCACGGGAGAGGAACCTCTCTTTCCCAACCCTTAAGCTTTTTCCAAACTCTatctttaacaaaattaaatatttgagATTTCGACTTACCAATGATAGTGGGAATTCCCAAATACTTATCAAAACTCTCTCCATTGCCTTTACTCGCAATAGCTGTTTAAGCTCATGGAAACTATTATCTGGCACATTTCGGCTAACAGAGAGCATCGACTTGTCAAGATTAATAACTTATCCCGAAGCCCTTTCATAAGTTGTTAGAATGTCAGACATACATTCTGCCTCCTCAATCGTGGCTCTGGCGAACAAGATACTATCGTCTGCAAAAAGCAAATATGAGAGATAACATGTGCCTTTTGGGCTATCTTAATACCATGCAGAGAACCTGCAACAATCTCTTTCTGAATCAGAGCAGAAAAAACCTCACCACAAAGGATGAACAAATAAGGGGAGAGGGGATCTCCCTGCCTTAAGCCTCTGTGAGGCACAAAAGATGGCTTAGGGTTACCATTTAGCATAATTGAAAATTGAACAGATGATACTCAATCCATAATCAAATTCACCCAAAACATTGGGAAACCCATCTGCTGGAGCACACAGCTCATAAAAGACCATTCAACTCGGTCATAGGCTTTTGACGTATCAAGTTTCAAAGCCATCATGTCATTCCGGTCagtaattttcttcttcatgtaaTGAAAGCACTCAAATGCCATGAGGGCATTGTCTGTAATTCAGACGACCTGGAACAAAAGCACTTTGAGTGTTACATATCAAATCAGGCAAAATAATTTTCAATCTATTTGCAATTGTTTTTGTTATAATCTTATACAAAACATTACACGTGCTAATTGGCCTAAACTGCATAGCATGATCAGGCTTCTTAACCTTTGGAATTAAAACCAAAAGACTGTCATTTAGAGTACCTGGTGAAATGTTTCCATGAATGACCTGTAAGATAAAATTAGCAACATCATCTCCAATAAGATTCCAATGTCTCTAATAAAACAGAGCAGGAAAACCATCCACACCTCGCGCCTTAGTCAGATGCATCTGAAAAAGAGCCTCCTCAACCTCCTCACGCGTGAAAGGATCAGCCAACACTTCTAAGTGCGTCCGGGAGACTTTGTTTGCCACTAAGGCCGCAACTTCCTGTACACCCGTAGGAGAGGAACTAGAAAATAACTTAGAAAAATAATCACCAAGAACTCTACCTATATTTGGGTCATCCACAAACTCTCTGCCTCCATCATCCCTGATTTTCTCAATCATGTTCCTTTTCCTTCTCTGCGTAGCCTTCTGGTGAAAGAACCTGGTATTTTTATCGCCATGCCTCAACCAATTCACCCTGGACCTCTGGCTCCACCAAATCTCTTGCTGTAAGTAAACCATCAAGCACTCCTTCTACTTATTTGGATTGTTGCACAACTTGTGCCGTTTGAACCTGTctttgaagctgttgaagaaggGCCTCAGTATCTGAAATCTTTTTTAGGATATCCCCAAACTTTTCACGCCCCCACTCCGTCAGGGAAGAGCCCACCATACTCAGCTTTGAGGATAAAGAGGATCCCCCACCCCATGCCTCAGTCACAACTTTCATACACTCCTCATCTTGGAGCCACAATTCCTCAAAACGAAACATATTTGTACGCCGCAACTCTTTCCGCATGCCCTTAGAACCACAAGCAATCAGCAAAGGATTATGATCAGCACCGTACCTGGGCAAATAGGTGACAGCCGAAACTGGCCACAAAGCATCCCAAGCATCATTAACCAAAGCATAATTCAATCTCTCCTCAATTGTATCCGATTGTGATATCATATTAGACCACGTGAACTTGTAACTTGAAAAATCAACATCATGAAGACCACAATTAGTACAAGTCGACATTGCTACCTGGAGATGATCAAGATTTGGGGGGTCCCCTCCAACTTATCAGTCGGGGACAAGATGtcattgaagtcaccaaagcaGATCCATGGTACCTCCCTCTCCTAAGGAAAATGAGATTGAACTAAACTCCAAGTGTGGACTTTGTTCCGACCCTCCGGAAAACCAAACACTGCAAGCATCTGCATTGGAGTGTCATAATTGGGGTGCACCAAGGAAGACATAttggttgggtagggggaggttcagggatcgattcctggcaggagcaatttatctttccgatgaaatagtcttatttatttatttatatatcaatAATGATTCATTTACAATTCAATTTCTCTTGTACCTCATTacctcatttttattttatttttccttcttatCTCTTTGTATATCCTGTCACATATCATGTCACTCACTTACTCTCATCCcttcatatataaatatatcatCTCTCTATTATACTAAACAACTTACATAATCTActaaatttctcatttttttctttctacttATCTTCTTtgctctctctcttctctctttcttaCTTTCTCTTCTAAATCAaatctatttattttatttttaaatagatatatttatttatatcttatacattttttttagataggaaaatgttagtggttagttgttagtaagttagaaaattccTTCAAATGTCTCATCCATGATTCGAATATCTTATATATAATTATCCTATCATTATTGAACACAAAATAGAAGATAAAAAATCTTcacaacaaacaacacaagATATAAGATAGAATAACAAAACAAGATAAAAGATATTTATCCTATCATTATCCTACCCTTATTTAATCCTTCTATTGACTCCAAACGAGCCCGAAAATCAAATGTTGTGTGTCAAACTGCCATCGCCATGCATGTATCTGAGATTTGACAcaatagtgttttttttttgaaaatgacacAATATTATTTATTCATTTGTTTTTGAAAGCCATAGAGATAAATTTATATCTTATATAATTTTCTAAAGGGTTAAATATGTaagataaaagataaaatattt
This is a stretch of genomic DNA from Lotus japonicus ecotype B-129 chromosome 1, LjGifu_v1.2. It encodes these proteins:
- the LOC130729959 gene encoding uncharacterized protein LOC130729959 produces the protein MPDSLFAQVFKAVYFPRSGIWDAKRGFRPSYAWTSIMRVGDGKSIHIWKDDWLPGGAPLLFRDDLVEEWRISKVSGLLHYPQGGSKQDLIEMVFAPATAQRILVVPVLIFPIEDSLFWPSNTHGNYTSKSGYHFVQVVNQQGQSSSSRGPSLHPKLWKNFWKSKALPRCKDLSWRAINDILPVCYSLRVRGVKVDVLCPFYGMKAETVDHVLLHWAAVQLLWFASPLALRVDAFAAFNDLVCAVLSTTEEDVIAAFQTWLYALWEARNASIFNGRPVSIEALLQRFGRLSEEPPAVTVGPPRVQALLAYTWVRPRQGTIKVNVDASFHDGGGTSFGMVTRNSRGEVLAAAASQPTYALSAVLVKAQGLRWSMKMAT